The following coding sequences lie in one Enterococcus sp. 9E7_DIV0242 genomic window:
- a CDS encoding acyl-ACP thioesterase domain-containing protein, with amino-acid sequence MGKRYTMPYEVAYYDGDITKKMTLPSMLAVVIRTSEEQSAMLGRSAEYIGSLGLGWVITNYEITINRLPRVGEKIDITTEAMSYNKYFCYRNFWIHDEAGNECVLIKSTFVLMNKENRKMGSVSEEIIAPYESEKIKKIQRSEKIEKVENSQSHQYSVRYFDIDGNQHVNNAIYFNWLLDVLGYDFLSTHQPVHVNVKFDKEVEYGHVVESHYDIVEGEAELKTRHEIRIGDQLYCEANIRWQEI; translated from the coding sequence ATGGGAAAAAGATATACGATGCCTTATGAAGTGGCCTATTATGATGGAGATATCACAAAAAAGATGACGTTGCCATCAATGCTGGCAGTAGTAATAAGAACGTCAGAAGAGCAAAGTGCCATGCTTGGACGGAGCGCTGAGTACATTGGTAGCTTAGGTCTAGGTTGGGTAATTACCAATTATGAAATAACCATCAATCGATTGCCTCGAGTAGGAGAAAAAATCGATATTACAACAGAAGCAATGTCGTATAATAAATACTTCTGTTACCGTAATTTTTGGATTCATGATGAAGCTGGAAATGAATGTGTGCTGATCAAATCGACGTTTGTATTGATGAATAAAGAAAATCGTAAGATGGGGAGTGTGTCAGAAGAGATCATCGCTCCTTATGAAAGTGAAAAGATTAAAAAAATTCAGCGCAGTGAAAAAATAGAAAAAGTTGAGAATAGCCAATCCCACCAGTATAGTGTCCGCTATTTTGATATTGATGGTAATCAACATGTTAATAATGCAATTTACTTTAACTGGCTATTGGATGTGTTGGGGTATGATTTCCTTTCGACACATCAACCTGTTCACGTGAATGTGAAGTTTGACAAAGAAGTCGAATATGGTCATGTAGTAGAAAGCCACTATGATATAGTCGAGGGTGAAGCAGAGCTGAAAACACGTCATGAAATTCGTATTGGGGATCAATTGTATTGTGAAGCAAACATTCGCTGGCAAGAAATCTAA
- a CDS encoding lytic polysaccharide monooxygenase encodes MKKVLLKTILALGLFTVGTVAAATVSEAHGYISSPGSRAYFGTAAGGKLNTNVGRAEWEPQSIEATKGVFTNGKLASAGVSGFEPLDEQTATRWHKTTVSTGLLPLRWTLTAQHRTSTWDYYMTKQGWDQNAPLKMSDFEMIGQVNDNNAIPGATVNHTVTIPSNRSGYHIVYGVWNVADTTNAFYQVVDLNVQ; translated from the coding sequence ATGAAGAAAGTATTGTTGAAAACGATTTTGGCACTTGGTCTATTCACCGTAGGTACCGTAGCAGCAGCAACCGTTTCAGAAGCCCATGGCTATATCTCCAGTCCTGGCAGCAGAGCTTACTTCGGCACTGCAGCTGGCGGCAAACTCAATACCAATGTTGGACGCGCAGAGTGGGAACCTCAAAGTATTGAAGCAACCAAAGGGGTATTTACAAATGGAAAGCTTGCCAGTGCAGGTGTAAGTGGATTTGAACCATTGGATGAACAGACAGCTACCCGTTGGCATAAAACAACCGTTTCAACTGGCTTATTACCACTAAGATGGACATTAACTGCACAACATCGTACCTCTACATGGGATTACTATATGACAAAACAAGGCTGGGATCAAAATGCGCCATTAAAAATGAGTGATTTTGAAATGATTGGCCAAGTAAATGATAACAATGCGATTCCCGGCGCAACAGTGAATCATACAGTGACGATTCCAAGTAATCGTTCCGGTTACCATATCGTATACGGCGTGTGGAATGTCGCAGATACAACAAATGCTTTCTACCAAGTCGTTGATTTGAATGTTCAATAA
- a CDS encoding recombinase family protein — protein sequence MAVIGYMRVSTPHQKFDSQLQALEAYGVDKIFKEHESGRKLERTELNKALGTLRSGDTFVIFKLDRLARGTKQLLSLMEDFERNQINFVSIQNNIDTTTATGRFFFTIMGAFAEMEAEMIRERVLAGLSAAKNKGVILGRPPLVEQVKEALNLYHTTDIPAQEISKRCGISTATIYYHLKKDGVYRTKKTVSNK from the coding sequence ATGGCGGTGATAGGGTATATGCGCGTAAGTACGCCACATCAAAAGTTTGATTCACAGCTGCAGGCGTTGGAAGCGTATGGCGTAGACAAAATTTTCAAAGAGCATGAGAGTGGACGAAAACTGGAGCGTACAGAGCTGAATAAAGCATTGGGGACGCTTCGATCCGGAGATACTTTTGTGATTTTTAAGTTGGATCGACTGGCACGAGGAACGAAGCAACTGCTGAGCCTAATGGAGGATTTTGAACGCAATCAAATCAATTTTGTCAGCATCCAGAACAATATTGATACGACAACAGCAACGGGTCGTTTTTTCTTTACGATCATGGGTGCTTTTGCTGAAATGGAAGCAGAGATGATTAGAGAACGAGTCCTGGCAGGATTAAGTGCAGCAAAAAACAAAGGCGTCATACTGGGCAGACCCCCGTTAGTCGAGCAGGTAAAAGAAGCTTTGAACCTGTACCATACTACTGATATTCCTGCTCAAGAGATTTCTAAACGTTGTGGTATTTCGACTGCAACGATCTACTATCATCTAAAAAAAGATGGCGTCTACCGTACGAAGAAAACAGTGTCGAATAAATAA
- a CDS encoding peptidase domain-containing ABC transporter has translation MKKKIPFVEPSEHSECGLACVTMILNYYKDPVTLNHLRDVYGVPKGGNTLLHLKEILAEQGIETKAIRVLEFDILMEQTEPVICFWENRHYVVLEKLTEEFAVILDPALGKKKISFAEFAELFTNFALLVEKASISVSSTGKKKNAAVAIFQRIFKEQKLKASLFIGLTLLIQGVSILVPRLTQLIIDRAQAPGQLITQVGWGIVLLFIAYYLLQVARGLTLIVLENLFDLTLMKAFMEKIMHLPLRFFVNRSTGDLIFRANLSVIIQQIMSQRMLTLFVDFLFVFIYLILMLAISPQMTMIALIGAFVMGGISFVNSKKVQAITDKELLAQSRVQRILVELFEGMETVKSSGSEKQFYTKWLTNFKQQIDLRVEKDRFSTWVRTIQTSIQFILPVLLIYIGVFQLMNDQLSLGQIISFNSLAGAFITPIVVVFDSYTEILLLRSYFGKLNEILDATETREKSGGVTIQEIQSLDIHAVSFKYSRFEENILEDISFSVRAGEKIAIVGKSGSGKSTLLKLLAGLYEPTEGSIEVNHKDLRNVHDESIKKITSIVNQKPTIFNASLLENIVMNQEVFDEQRLERAIYDSRVSEIIQHLPLGLETPISEGGMNLSGGQMQRISIARALVKETQLLLMDEPTSSLDNISENFIMNQLKHYDFTCIVVAHRLNTVRHFDRILVVDQGRIVEEGTHETLIQKKGHYYSIYHEPTESSVERPFFSIEY, from the coding sequence TTGAAAAAGAAAATACCATTTGTTGAACCAAGCGAACACAGTGAGTGTGGACTTGCGTGTGTCACAATGATTTTGAATTATTACAAAGACCCGGTAACGTTGAATCATCTTCGCGATGTCTATGGTGTTCCCAAGGGGGGCAATACGTTGTTGCATCTAAAAGAGATATTGGCAGAGCAAGGAATAGAAACAAAAGCGATTCGAGTGTTAGAATTTGACATTTTGATGGAGCAAACGGAACCGGTCATTTGCTTTTGGGAGAATAGACACTATGTGGTTTTGGAAAAGCTAACGGAAGAATTTGCAGTTATTTTAGATCCGGCTCTTGGTAAGAAGAAAATTTCTTTTGCGGAGTTTGCGGAGTTGTTTACGAATTTTGCTTTACTAGTGGAGAAAGCGTCCATTTCTGTCTCTTCGACTGGAAAAAAGAAAAATGCTGCTGTAGCCATTTTTCAACGAATATTTAAAGAGCAGAAATTGAAAGCATCTCTATTCATCGGTCTGACCCTGTTGATTCAAGGTGTCAGTATTCTCGTCCCCCGACTGACGCAATTGATCATCGATCGAGCGCAGGCGCCAGGACAATTGATTACACAGGTCGGTTGGGGAATTGTCCTCCTGTTTATTGCTTATTATCTGCTGCAGGTGGCCAGGGGGCTGACCCTGATCGTTCTGGAAAATCTGTTTGATTTGACTTTGATGAAAGCCTTCATGGAGAAGATCATGCATTTGCCCTTACGTTTTTTTGTTAATCGGTCCACAGGGGATCTGATTTTTCGAGCAAATCTTAGTGTGATCATCCAACAAATCATGAGCCAGCGGATGCTGACATTGTTTGTAGATTTCCTATTTGTTTTCATCTACCTCATTTTGATGTTGGCGATCTCACCCCAAATGACGATGATTGCATTAATCGGAGCTTTTGTGATGGGAGGGATATCTTTTGTCAACTCGAAGAAGGTACAGGCGATAACAGATAAGGAGCTGCTGGCGCAATCTCGCGTGCAGCGGATATTGGTGGAACTGTTTGAAGGAATGGAAACCGTGAAATCCTCCGGTTCAGAAAAGCAGTTTTATACGAAGTGGTTGACGAACTTTAAACAGCAAATCGACCTTCGTGTAGAAAAAGATCGATTCTCTACATGGGTTCGTACAATTCAGACCTCGATTCAGTTTATTCTACCAGTCTTGTTAATCTACATTGGCGTTTTTCAGTTGATGAACGACCAGTTGAGCTTGGGACAAATCATCAGTTTCAACTCATTGGCAGGTGCATTTATCACACCAATAGTGGTTGTCTTTGATTCTTACACAGAGATTTTATTACTGCGTTCTTACTTCGGAAAACTGAACGAGATTTTAGATGCAACGGAAACACGAGAAAAAAGTGGAGGAGTAACGATTCAAGAAATCCAGTCACTTGATATCCATGCAGTCTCGTTTAAATATAGTCGTTTTGAAGAAAACATTTTAGAAGATATTTCATTTAGCGTTCGAGCGGGTGAGAAAATTGCGATTGTCGGAAAAAGCGGATCTGGGAAAAGTACATTATTGAAGCTTTTGGCCGGACTTTACGAACCAACGGAAGGATCGATTGAAGTCAATCACAAGGATCTCCGAAATGTTCATGATGAATCAATCAAAAAAATCACAAGTATTGTGAATCAGAAGCCGACGATTTTTAATGCATCGTTGCTGGAGAATATTGTCATGAATCAAGAGGTGTTTGATGAACAACGATTGGAACGGGCTATCTATGATTCCAGAGTCAGTGAAATAATTCAACATTTACCACTAGGTCTGGAAACACCAATTTCGGAAGGCGGTATGAACCTTTCCGGAGGGCAGATGCAACGAATATCTATCGCACGTGCATTGGTAAAGGAGACACAGCTACTGCTGATGGATGAACCAACCAGTTCTCTGGATAATATTTCAGAAAACTTTATCATGAATCAGCTGAAGCATTATGATTTTACCTGTATCGTTGTTGCGCATCGATTAAATACAGTGAGACATTTTGACCGAATACTGGTAGTGGATCAGGGACGAATCGTGGAGGAAGGTACACATGAAACACTGATTCAAAAGAAAGGACACTACTATTCGATTTACCATGAGCCAACAGAATCAAGCGTCGAGCGCCCCTTTTTTTCAATTGAGTATTGA
- the lanM gene encoding type 2 lanthipeptide synthetase LanM — protein MGIENLAKATSIKQRYTLLKEYYDREKIAYPRERKENFKAWRERPTLVTDERFQYILSMMQLSAEDFGFAIKALTEEEKQYIYQQLSKEEWLITTKEIFASIDTDQQDIEKQRNVNFTYALRLHINYFDLKIREIIKAFPTVTIAERALSNYIEEGINRFLDISLRTFVYDLHEQKEHMAFVGEDEKERFGEYLMQRFYKKDDLVQFFYSFPVLTRMLVEIMSYQLTNFRALLKALTESKSELRHTFDIKKSFCVEELRMGAGDSHDRGKTVAILTFEDGSELVYKPKNLEISTRFDQFITRLQEKDARFDFYLTKKIVTPEYTFEERLTHSECDSLEELAHYYRQFGHTIALVYLLNGNDFHLENILAHGKYPVMIDLETIIQNNFPAPNSENALVMAQRENMESVIMSGLVPIYLFEEKIEGDVEGAAQGVQLSALSGDQQKLPYKVLKLINFDSDNMQFVYEEHITDAAENIPLYKGEKVDFTPYIQVILEGFREFSAFARENRTFLIQQVTELFSNVFVRNVIKTTQSYGDLLDYSTHPSCMVDYIEREKLFENLWMHSYSNEQPVPFEVRDMLQHDVPIFFNHTDSSHLTASRGEDVGKMYEETAIHIEVEKLMRFDQHEEEEQLDYLYTSFGTYDPMNLQETTVTTEKDEKSNSYLNRATAIGQLLLDRAFIGEESIAWKNVEETSTDNYMVTVMNENLYDGITGLYLYFSELYHISGEERFKEAYELSEALVLKLSEEYIDSISAFYGSFAAVYPLLYTFKLTQKAQLLNAAERIAQAYEENYQADQISSYDWTGGTASIIKVFTLLFKVTGKQDYQTFAEQLLQDLTIESIAQGGFAHGYSGVIHAANSVRKMSNAVPGEAMIRQCLEEERKTFDPIQKGWLDLRPATPMVNDLWCYGATGIGMAYLDLVESGFEDMKLQEELQLAAERLLNQEKADDCLCHGNFGDLEYLLGVRGYLKPEQQKKLQKKVDWLEQKQSNANYHFEGLKTVPKYGLFTGLSGIGHQYLRLFKPDKSANILTLDLPE, from the coding sequence ATGGGGATTGAAAATCTGGCAAAAGCAACATCGATCAAGCAACGATATACCTTGTTAAAAGAATATTATGATAGGGAAAAAATAGCCTATCCAAGAGAGCGGAAAGAAAACTTTAAAGCATGGCGTGAGCGACCGACGCTAGTAACAGATGAGCGATTTCAATACATTCTTTCTATGATGCAATTGTCAGCGGAAGATTTTGGCTTTGCTATTAAAGCGCTGACAGAAGAGGAGAAGCAGTACATTTACCAACAGCTGTCAAAAGAAGAATGGTTGATTACCACCAAAGAAATCTTTGCATCGATCGATACAGACCAACAGGATATAGAAAAACAAAGAAATGTTAATTTTACCTATGCTTTGCGTCTGCATATCAATTATTTTGATTTAAAAATACGAGAAATAATAAAGGCATTTCCAACAGTTACCATTGCTGAACGAGCACTGAGTAATTATATAGAAGAAGGGATCAATCGTTTCTTAGATATCAGTTTGCGGACATTTGTGTACGATCTTCATGAACAAAAAGAACACATGGCCTTTGTTGGAGAAGATGAAAAAGAACGGTTCGGAGAATATTTGATGCAACGCTTCTATAAAAAGGACGACCTAGTTCAATTTTTTTACAGTTTTCCAGTATTGACTAGAATGTTGGTTGAAATCATGAGCTATCAATTAACTAATTTTCGAGCATTATTGAAAGCCTTGACTGAAAGTAAGTCTGAGCTGCGACATACTTTTGACATAAAAAAATCATTTTGTGTGGAAGAGCTGAGGATGGGCGCAGGAGATTCCCATGACCGAGGAAAGACAGTAGCCATTTTAACCTTTGAAGATGGTTCTGAGCTCGTTTATAAACCGAAAAATCTAGAAATCAGTACACGCTTCGATCAATTTATTACGCGATTGCAAGAAAAGGATGCTCGTTTTGACTTCTACTTAACAAAAAAAATTGTTACTCCGGAGTATACGTTTGAAGAACGACTGACACATAGTGAGTGTGATTCTTTAGAGGAACTAGCCCATTATTATCGCCAATTTGGGCATACCATTGCGTTGGTTTATTTACTGAACGGCAATGATTTTCATTTAGAAAATATTTTGGCACATGGAAAGTATCCTGTCATGATCGATCTTGAAACGATCATTCAAAATAATTTTCCGGCACCGAATAGCGAGAATGCACTAGTCATGGCTCAAAGAGAGAACATGGAATCTGTGATCATGAGTGGACTGGTGCCTATCTATTTATTTGAAGAAAAAATTGAGGGGGATGTAGAAGGTGCCGCGCAAGGTGTACAGCTGAGCGCGTTAAGCGGCGATCAACAGAAGCTGCCATACAAGGTCTTGAAGCTGATCAATTTTGATTCCGATAATATGCAATTTGTGTATGAAGAACATATAACGGATGCGGCAGAGAATATCCCGTTGTATAAAGGAGAAAAAGTAGATTTTACCCCGTATATTCAAGTGATACTTGAAGGCTTCAGAGAATTTTCTGCATTCGCCAGAGAGAATCGTACGTTTCTCATCCAACAGGTCACAGAGTTGTTTTCTAATGTTTTCGTCCGGAATGTTATCAAAACAACTCAGAGCTACGGCGATCTTCTGGATTACTCAACGCATCCAAGCTGTATGGTGGATTATATTGAGAGAGAAAAGCTATTTGAAAACCTATGGATGCACAGCTATTCGAATGAGCAACCCGTACCGTTTGAGGTGAGAGATATGCTGCAGCATGACGTCCCGATCTTTTTCAACCATACGGATTCCAGTCATTTAACAGCCAGTCGAGGAGAAGATGTTGGAAAGATGTACGAGGAGACCGCGATTCATATAGAAGTAGAGAAATTGATGCGCTTCGATCAGCATGAGGAAGAGGAGCAGTTGGACTATCTGTATACGTCATTTGGCACCTATGATCCGATGAACTTACAAGAAACAACGGTCACTACCGAGAAAGATGAAAAGAGCAATTCCTACCTGAACCGAGCTACTGCAATTGGTCAACTTTTGTTGGATAGGGCTTTTATTGGAGAGGAATCAATCGCTTGGAAAAATGTTGAGGAAACATCTACGGATAACTACATGGTTACTGTCATGAACGAAAATCTCTATGACGGGATTACTGGTTTGTATTTGTATTTTAGTGAACTGTACCATATATCAGGAGAAGAACGTTTTAAAGAAGCTTATGAATTGAGTGAAGCATTGGTCCTCAAGCTGAGTGAGGAATATATTGATAGCATATCAGCCTTTTATGGTTCATTTGCGGCAGTTTATCCGTTGCTGTACACTTTTAAGCTGACTCAAAAAGCGCAGCTCTTAAACGCTGCAGAACGAATTGCACAGGCGTATGAAGAGAACTATCAGGCGGATCAAATCAGTAGCTATGACTGGACCGGAGGAACAGCCTCGATCATCAAGGTTTTTACGTTGCTATTCAAAGTAACTGGAAAGCAAGACTATCAAACATTCGCCGAGCAACTACTTCAGGATTTGACTATAGAATCCATTGCACAGGGCGGCTTTGCCCACGGTTATTCAGGTGTGATTCATGCGGCAAACAGTGTGCGGAAAATGAGCAACGCCGTGCCTGGTGAAGCGATGATTCGTCAGTGTCTGGAAGAAGAGCGAAAGACCTTTGATCCTATACAAAAGGGCTGGTTGGATCTTCGACCAGCCACACCAATGGTCAATGATTTGTGGTGTTATGGTGCAACAGGCATTGGTATGGCTTATCTGGATCTCGTCGAGAGTGGTTTTGAGGATATGAAATTACAAGAAGAGCTGCAGTTGGCGGCCGAACGGTTACTCAATCAAGAAAAAGCCGACGATTGCCTTTGTCATGGAAACTTTGGCGATCTTGAATACTTGCTAGGTGTAAGAGGCTATTTGAAACCGGAACAGCAGAAAAAGCTACAGAAAAAGGTGGACTGGCTTGAGCAGAAGCAAAGCAACGCCAATTATCATTTTGAAGGCTTAAAGACAGTACCGAAGTATGGTCTGTTTACAGGATTATCAGGTATTGGCCATCAGTATTTACGGTTGTTTAAGCCAGATAAAAGTGCCAATATACTAACGCTGGATTTGCCGGAATGA
- a CDS encoding mersacidin family lantibiotic, which produces MDKQAEKKVGKSFEELTPEEMNNVQGSFFGIGGSWSWSSSSSSSSSSSSNCYSTKCSYSCFTSRCCGWR; this is translated from the coding sequence GTGGATAAACAAGCAGAGAAAAAAGTTGGAAAGTCGTTTGAAGAATTGACTCCGGAAGAAATGAACAATGTTCAGGGGAGTTTCTTTGGAATCGGAGGAAGCTGGAGCTGGTCTTCATCATCTTCGTCTTCATCATCATCTTCAAGCAATTGTTATTCTACGAAATGCAGCTATAGTTGTTTCACAAGCCGTTGTTGCGGTTGGCGTTAA
- a CDS encoding SpaA isopeptide-forming pilin-related protein, whose translation MRKGMKRVVYSAIMMIMALVFFAVQETEAEAAVNLSTGSGWSTGLESGTQESPTDPTAFALSGVQASSASLNSRCFTPIFGGYIEITKYDATTFKKLAGAQFTIYNSAGKVVEVITSNAYGVAKSGKLSTGIYKVVETKAPAGYELESSPASVVVKSCLTVCLKKYNKPACTTGSLNIKKVDENGRPLAGATFDVFNASGVKVGTVTTNANGVAQLNNLPYGEYTLVETKAPAGYELITTPIKVTISKTTPCPTATVVNKKAKGGLEVIKEDESGKRLEGAIFDVFNASGVKVGTITTNANGVAQLNDLPYGEYTLVETKAPAGYELDATPIKVTVSKDTPKPSVKVVNKESKGGLEVVKEDESGKRLEGAVFDVFNASGVKVGTITTNANGVAQLNDLPYGEYTLVETKAPAGYELDATPIKVTVSKDTPKPSVKVVNKESKGGLEVVKEDESGKRLEGAVFDVFNASGVKVGTITTNANGVAQLNDLPYGEYTLVETKAPAGYELDATPIKVTVSKDTPKPSVKVVNKESKGGLEVVKEDESGKRLEGAVFDVFDASGTKIDTITTNAIGVAQLNDLPYGEYTLVETKAPDGYELDATPIKVTVSKDTPKPSVTVVNKEEEPELGSLKIIKYEKDSDPIVYLQNAVFEVYDKNYSLIGTYTTNQDGVILINDLEPGTYYVVEKTAPPGYEEDNTFYPIEVEAGETAEIAHPNVKINDVGALKIVKYARDAFGGTTTTTLPGATFKITYPDGTVVTEVTDENGEINLYNLSAGMYVIEETIAPSGYVLDPVSNTYTVGVTVGQTTLQNVYNRPSGQRLGEGRAVIFVTSMSLDTRGQKFWLIDSDNNVIQAETNTFGQISTYLPVGDYKILHAPESELTLQAIDLNFDEVKENTAFKIQKDKLTIVNLSI comes from the coding sequence GTGAGAAAAGGAATGAAAAGAGTAGTTTATTCAGCAATCATGATGATTATGGCACTTGTATTTTTTGCTGTTCAGGAAACGGAGGCAGAGGCTGCAGTCAATTTATCCACAGGGAGTGGGTGGAGTACTGGTCTAGAGTCTGGGACACAGGAAAGTCCGACTGATCCGACGGCTTTTGCTTTAAGTGGTGTTCAGGCAAGTTCAGCTAGTCTGAACAGCCGTTGCTTTACGCCAATTTTTGGCGGCTATATCGAAATAACGAAATATGATGCAACAACATTTAAAAAATTGGCTGGAGCACAATTTACTATTTATAACAGTGCCGGAAAAGTGGTCGAAGTGATTACCTCTAATGCCTATGGTGTAGCGAAATCAGGTAAACTATCTACCGGCATTTATAAAGTTGTAGAAACAAAGGCACCAGCTGGGTATGAGCTAGAGAGCAGCCCAGCCTCAGTGGTCGTGAAGTCTTGCTTAACGGTTTGTTTAAAGAAATACAATAAACCAGCATGTACAACTGGAAGTTTGAATATAAAAAAAGTAGATGAAAATGGTCGACCATTAGCCGGAGCGACATTTGATGTGTTCAATGCCTCAGGAGTTAAGGTTGGAACAGTGACAACCAATGCAAATGGTGTGGCTCAGCTGAATAATCTGCCATATGGTGAGTACACCTTAGTTGAAACAAAGGCGCCAGCTGGCTATGAATTGATCACAACACCGATCAAAGTAACTATTTCAAAAACAACACCATGTCCAACAGCGACTGTTGTCAATAAGAAAGCTAAAGGCGGCTTGGAAGTCATCAAGGAAGATGAATCCGGTAAACGACTAGAAGGAGCAATCTTTGATGTGTTCAATGCTTCAGGTGTTAAAGTTGGTACGATCACGACGAATGCGAATGGCGTAGCACAATTGAATGATCTGCCATATGGCGAATATACATTGGTCGAAACAAAAGCGCCAGCAGGTTATGAACTGGATGCAACGCCAATCAAAGTAACCGTATCAAAAGACACACCAAAACCAAGTGTGAAAGTAGTAAACAAGGAATCAAAAGGCGGCTTGGAAGTCGTCAAAGAAGATGAATCCGGTAAACGACTAGAAGGAGCAGTCTTTGATGTGTTTAATGCTTCAGGTGTTAAAGTTGGTACAATCACGACGAATGCGAATGGTGTAGCACAATTGAACGATCTGCCATATGGCGAATACACGTTGGTCGAAACGAAAGCACCAGCCGGCTATGAGCTAGATGCAACGCCAATCAAAGTAACCGTATCAAAAGACACACCAAAACCAAGTGTGAAAGTAGTAAACAAGGAATCAAAAGGCGGCTTGGAAGTCGTCAAAGAAGATGAATCCGGTAAACGACTAGAAGGAGCAGTCTTTGATGTGTTTAATGCTTCAGGTGTTAAAGTTGGTACGATCACGACGAATGCGAATGGTGTAGCACAATTGAACGATCTGCCATATGGCGAATACACGTTGGTCGAAACGAAAGCACCAGCCGGCTATGAGTTGGATGCAACGCCAATCAAGGTAACGGTATCAAAAGACACACCAAAACCAAGTGTGAAAGTAGTAAACAAGGAATCAAAAGGCGGCTTGGAAGTCGTCAAAGAAGATGAATCCGGTAAACGATTAGAAGGAGCGGTCTTTGACGTGTTTGACGCTTCTGGAACAAAGATTGACACAATTACGACGAATGCAATTGGTGTGGCACAATTGAATGATCTGCCATATGGTGAGTACACGTTAGTCGAAACGAAAGCACCCGATGGCTATGAACTGGATGCAACACCAATTAAGGTAACCGTGTCAAAAGACACACCAAAACCAAGTGTAACAGTCGTTAATAAAGAGGAAGAACCTGAGCTAGGCTCATTAAAAATTATTAAATATGAGAAGGATTCCGATCCAATTGTTTACTTACAAAATGCTGTATTTGAAGTATACGATAAAAATTATTCATTAATCGGCACCTATACAACCAATCAAGATGGCGTGATACTGATTAATGATCTGGAACCTGGAACATACTATGTTGTAGAGAAAACAGCTCCTCCAGGATATGAAGAAGATAATACGTTCTATCCAATTGAAGTTGAAGCGGGTGAGACGGCAGAAATTGCTCATCCAAACGTAAAAATCAATGATGTTGGTGCGCTGAAAATCGTGAAGTATGCTAGAGATGCATTTGGCGGAACGACAACGACAACCCTTCCGGGAGCGACCTTTAAAATCACTTATCCAGATGGAACTGTAGTGACAGAGGTAACGGATGAAAACGGTGAAATCAACCTATACAATTTATCAGCAGGAATGTATGTGATAGAAGAAACCATTGCACCGTCAGGCTATGTTCTGGATCCTGTTTCAAACACGTATACCGTGGGAGTCACAGTAGGTCAGACAACCCTTCAAAATGTTTATAACAGACCTAGTGGTCAACGATTAGGTGAAGGTAGAGCGGTGATCTTCGTTACTTCTATGTCTCTTGATACAAGAGGCCAAAAATTCTGGTTGATCGATAGTGACAACAATGTGATTCAAGCTGAAACCAATACTTTTGGTCAAATTAGTACGTATCTTCCAGTTGGGGATTACAAAATTCTGCATGCGCCTGAATCAGAGTTAACCCTGCAAGCCATCGATTTGAACTTTGATGAAGTAAAAGAGAACACTGCATTCAAGATTCAAAAAGATAAGCTGACGATCGTCAATCTGAGTATCTAA